The Aspergillus fumigatus Af293 chromosome 3, whole genome shotgun sequence region CCCCTCCGCCGGCACCAAAACATACTTCCGCCGCCTCATCGAGACCAAGAGCCTCCAAAAAGAAAGCCGTGAATGAGCAGGTATTCAGTGCTGCCAAGCCCATTCGCAACATGGGACCACCGAGCTTCCCGCACGAACAATTTGAGATCAACCCTGGTTATGACGATAACGAATCGATTGAGCAGGCGACACTCGAGTCATCGTCCATGGCggcagatgaagagatgATGTCTATGTCGCAACATGGTGCTTATTCTCGAAAGCGCAAGCGTGAGATGAATGAAGTCACCGCTATGTCGATTAGTGAGCAGGAGCACATACTCTATGGTGATCAGCTGTTGGATTACTTCATGACAGTTGGAGACGCTCCAGAAGCAACACGGATTCCGCCTCCACAACCTCCAGCCAATTTCCAAGTGGATCGTCCCATTGACGATTCGGGCAATACCGCTCTTCATTGGGCCTGTGCAATGGGAGATTTAGAAATTGTGAAAGATCTATTGCGAAGGGGCGCAAACATCAAGGCATTATCCGTCCATGAAGAAACACCTCTGGTACGCGCTGTTTTATTTACGAATAATTATGAGAAGAGGACATTCCCGGCACTTCTGGACCTACTCCTTGACACTGTCTCATTCAGGGACTGGTTCGGCGCCACCATTTTCCATCACATATCGGAAACTACCAGGAGTAAAGGGAAATGGAAGAGCTCTCGATATTACTGCGAAGTCCTGTTGGACAAATTGCATAATACCTGCTCGCAAGACGAAATCGACCTGCTACTCTCCTGCCAGGACTCAAATGGGGATACAGCCGCTCTAGTCGCAGCTCGAAATGGCGCATTTCGCTTGGTCAATCTGCTTCTGGGGCACTGCCCGCGAGCTGGAGATCTGGTCAATAAGAAAGGCGAAACGGCCACAAGCATTACCCAGAGAGCGCATCTCCCCGAGCAGAATATTCCTCCCCCGCCATCTTCAATAACAATGGGAATTGATCACACGGAAGGCGATCTCACTGTCCTGGAAACCCCCGACCAGACCGATGCTCTTCCGGCCGAAGCTTCACTTGCCACCTCAGCCTTACTTGCCAAGATTAGTGCCATCATGGCCGAAACTAATAAGAAGCTCGCCGCTTGTTATGGGCATACGAAATCTAATGAACCAGTCTCAGACGACGTTGCGAATCCCGAAGCTTTGTACGAGCAGTTGGAAGTGGATCGGCAGAAGATTCAGGAGCAGACTGCCGCCTTGGAAGCCAAAGAGACCGAAGGAGAACCGGTTGAGGCCCAGCTTGAACGATATGAGCGACTCAGAAGCACTTATGAATCTCTTCTTGAACAAATTCAACAAGTCCGCCTGAAAGAGCGACTAACATCAATGCCCCCACCAGCAAAGGAGAACATGATGCCCTCATCGAGCGATCAGAACCAATTATTAATCACTTATCAGCTGGCGCGACAACTATGCTCCCTACAGAAAGCGCGCCGTGCAGCAGTCAGGGATCTAGCCCAGCAGACCGCCGATGCGGGGGTAAGCACCAAGTTCGATGTGCATCGAAGGCTTGTCGCCCTTGCAACGGGCCTAAAGGAGGAAGAGTTAGACCCTATGGCTGCGGAGTTGGCCGAGACGTTGGAGTTTGACCGAATGAATGGAAGGGGGCCGGGCGGCGAATCACCTGAGCCAGTGCAAAAGCGTCTCCCTTCTCAACGGGAGCCATCGTCCCTCCCGTTCTCTGGGCCACCAGTATCTGTGGACGCCTGAACGGGGTAACTTTGGCTGGGAAGCATGTCCATATGAGTGAACCCAATTGTTACAGTTGTTACGCCCTTCTGATTTATTCCCATTCCGAAGCGGGGGGAGGCTCGTACCTCTCCGTATCTATGTCTCCTCTGCATATCCCTGCATTATCTCATGATTTGCGATGCTAATTGCACTCCTGGCTGGTAGAATGATGCGATGCCTGCCAGCAGATACCCAAGCTCGATTTCCTATGACTTTTGAATGGTCTCGTGTTTCCAACTACTGGGTGGATTTTTTTGAGAATCTATCTTGCTCGGCTATTGCATGTTGATCTCTCATCCGTGGTGAATCCGGCTGATAATAGCCCCCTGACACTTGTTCTTTTGTACATAGTAACAGACCAAAATATGCTGGACAGCAATGGATGTTTTCTTGGAGGATAACGAATTTCAAACGAACGACAGAAGTTCTCAGTTGTAACAGACTGACTCAGGGTGACATCATGGTCGGTCTTAGCTGGCGATCATTGCATGCGAGGGAGACAAACATAGAGCCTCGGCCAGTGGCAGTCTTAATCATCTGGCTATCGACACCAGAGCCAGGTCGTacaaggtactccgtagagaggACCGCTAAGAAATACCATGTACAGCTCTTCCATCAAGTCATCATGTGAAATCCACTAATTGTATCTTACTCTTCAACACAAAACTATCAGGACTCGCCGGAGAGGCGGAAATATTGTAGAGTAGCCATCCCCACACCTCAACAACAGTATCCAGCTGAGTCACAACATAGAATCTAGGTAGACTTGAATTGTGAAGAGTGAACACCTACAAAACCCCAATCCAGCAATTCTATTAGCTCAAGAGCATCATATGCAGGCAGCACATCACACATCCTGCAAGTGGTCCAGCACCGCCTGACAGACCAGTCAGAAGCAGCGGACGGCGGTTCCTGGGCGAATTGCG contains the following coding sequences:
- a CDS encoding putative APSES transcription factor, which codes for MAAVDFSKIYSATYSSVPVYEFKVDGESVMRRRGDDWINATHILKVAGFDKPARTRILEREVQKGTHEKVQGGYGKYQGTWIPLHEGRLLAERNNIIDKLRPIFDYVAGDHTPPPAPKHTSAASSRPRASKKKAVNEQVFSAAKPIRNMGPPSFPHEQFEINPGYDDNESIEQATLESSSMAADEEMMSMSQHGAYSRKRKREMNEVTAMSISEQEHILYGDQLLDYFMTVGDAPEATRIPPPQPPANFQVDRPIDDSGNTALHWACAMGDLEIVKDLLRRGANIKALSVHEETPLVRAVLFTNNYEKRTFPALLDLLLDTVSFRDWFGATIFHHISETTRSKGKWKSSRYYCEVLLDKLHNTCSQDEIDLLLSCQDSNGDTAALVAARNGAFRLVNLLLGHCPRAGDLVNKKGETATSITQRAHLPEQNIPPPPSSITMGIDHTEGDLTVLETPDQTDALPAEASLATSALLAKISAIMAETNKKLAACYGHTKSNEPVSDDVANPEALYEQLEVDRQKIQEQTAALEAKETEGEPVEAQLERYERLRSTYESLLEQIQQVRLKERLTSMPPPAKENMMPSSSDQNQLLITYQLARQLCSLQKARRAAVRDLAQQTADAGVSTKFDVHRRLVALATGLKEEELDPMAAELAETLEFDRMNGRGPGGESPEPVQKRLPSQREPSSLPFSGPPVSVDA